From Herpetosiphonaceae bacterium:
GGGCCATGTCGATCGATCGAAAGATATGTTGTCATCTCAATGCTCCGCCACCAGCCGCAGCCCGGCGATAAACAGATAGATCCAGGCCATGCGCCGATCATTCCCAATCAACGTCATGTCGTTTCATGCTCCGCGCTGGCCTTATTGCGGGTCGATATCCCGAACCCCAATATCGCGCGTTCCCCAACCGATCGCTACATTCGTAAACGTCGCGCGAAACGGCGATCCGTTTGGATCGAGCGGACTCTCCAGCAGAATATCGCCGGATACGACCTCACACGCCGGAACCTCATCCGGCCACGAGCTGCTGAATGGATCAGCCTCGTAGGTTGTATTGAAATTATCGATCACAGTAAAACGCCCGAACAGGAAGAGCCTGACCGCCTGGTTGGTATTATTTTTAGCGGTCATATGAATCGTCGACGTGCCGCCATCGTTGCTAAGCTCGACGCCATCGACCACCAGCTCAACGCCGCTCACATCGCCCGACGACCACGGGCCGCCCGGAGCAGAGGCCGTTAGCTCTTGAGGATTGTCACATCGATTCCCAAGCCAGCCAGCCAGCACACCACTGACCTGCGGCACAACGAACCAGCAAGCCCCCGCAACCACCGCCAGCGCGATCACGCCGACCAACACCGTCGAGAGCGCGCATGTCCGGCGTCCCGGCTGCGCCACCGTACCACCTGGCGGGGGCGCTGGCCGCGCGGCGGGCGGAGCCACAGGCGGTAACCGGGTTGTGGTCGAGAAAAGCCGGATGAGCTTTCCGACCGCATCCTGATACTGCTGCCGACCGGTCGTGAAATCGACGTACTCAAGCGACTGGATGCGATATGGGATCTCGCAGGGAGCGTACAGCACCGGCAAGATGTGCTTGCCTTTGCCGAGCACATAGTTCAGCTCGTTATGCACCTCCGTCGAGGCTACCGAGTACGGCGACAGCACGATCAGAAAATGCGTGCATGCTCTCAGCGCCTCCTGGATCGCGTGCGGCCACGAGACGCCAGCGGAAATATCCCACTGGTCGACCCAAACGGGCACGCCGCTGGCTTTGAGATCGCGCGCCAGTTGCAGGGCAAAGCCGCTATCTTCCCGTGCATAGCTGACGAAGACGTTGAAAGTCATGCGCTCCTCGTAGCGTGCTACATGCGGAACACGCCCCACTGCGTCGGCAGAAGCGGCGCGTTGGCCGCCATCGACAGGCCCAGCGCCAGCGCCATGCGCGTATCGACCGGATCGAGAATGCCGTCGTCCCACAGCCGCGCCGTGGAGTAGTACGGGTTGCCCTCGGCCTCGTACTTGTCGAGGATCGGCTGCATGAACTGCTGCTGCTCCTCAGGCGATAGATCCTTGCCTTTTGCCCGCAGGCCGTCGCGGCGCACCGTCAGCAGCACGTTGGCCGCCTGCGTGCCGCCCATCACCGAGATGCGGCTGTTGGGCCACATCCACAGCAGACGCGGGCTGAACGCGCGCCCGGCCATGCCGTAGTTGCCCGCGCCGAACGAGCCGCCGATCATCACCGTAAACTTGGGCACCTGCGCGTTGGAAACCGCCATCACCAGCTTCGCGCCGTCCTTGGCGATGCCGCCGTTCTCGTACTCTTTGCCGACCATAAAGCCGGTAATGTTTTGCAGGAAGAGCAGCGGAATGCCCCGGCTGGCGCATAGCTCGATGAAGTGCGTGCCCTTGAGCGCGCTCTCGGAGAAGAGGATGCCGTTGTTGGCGAGGATGCCGATCGGCATGCCCATGATGTGCGCGAAGCCACAGACCAGCGTCGTGCCGTAGCGCGCCTTGAACTCATCCAGCCGCGAGCCGTCCACGATGCGCGCGATCACCTCGCGTACGTCGTACTGCTTGCGCGTGTCGGCGGGCAGGATACCGTAAAGCTCGCGCGGATCGTAGCGCGGCTCTTCGGGCACAGCCAGCGTCCACGGCTGCGGCTTGCGGCGGTTGAGCGTCGAGACGATCTGCCGCACCAGCGCCAGCGCGTGCTCGTCGTCCTCGGCGAAGTAGTCGGCGACGCCCGACAGACGGGTATGCACGTCGGCACCGCCCAGCTCCTCGGCAGTGACCTCCTCGCCCGTGGCGGCTTTGACCAGCGGCGGGCCGCCCAGAAAGATCGTGCCGGTGCCCTTGACGATCACCACCTCGTCGCTCATCGCGGGCACGTACGCGCCGCCCGCCGTACACGAGCCCATCACGGCGGCGATCTGCGGAATGCCGAGCGCCGACATCTGCGCCTGGTTGTAGAAGATCCGCCCGAAGTGCTCGCGATCGGGGAAGACCTCCGCCTGAAGCGGCAGGAACGCGCCGCCGCTATCCACCAGATAGATGCACGGCAGGTAGTTTTGCTGCGCGATCTCCTGTGCCCGCAGGTGCTTTTTGACCGTCAGCGGGTAGTAGGTGCCGCCTTTGACCGTCGCGTCGTTGGCGACGATCATCACCTCCTGGCCTGCCACCCGACCTACGCCCGTGACGATCCCGGCGGCGGGAACGTCGTCCTCGTACACGTCGTAGGCCGCCAGCGGCGATAGCTCAAGAAACGCCGTGTCGGGATCGATCAAGCGCTCGATCCGCTCGCGCACAAAGAGCTTGCCCCGCGACTCGTGCCTGGTGCGGGCCTCGGCCTTGCCGCCCTCGCGAGCCTCGGCCAGCCGCTCGCGCAGCTCACGCGCCAGGCTCTCGTTATGTTCAGCATTGCGTTTGAATTCTTCGCTGCGCGTATCGATGTGCGAATGGATGATTGGCATAACGTTAAGAACCTAGAACTAAGCACCAAAAGGGATGGACGACAAACAAAGAATAAAGAACAAAAGGCTCCACTTTCCCCTCGCCTGTGCCGCAGGCCCCGAAGGCAAAAGCCCGCCTGAACGTGAGGCAGGGAGCGGTGCGCTAGCACCGAGGGTGAGGGCCAGGACCAAAAAAAGAATCAAGCCTCACTTGATACCGAGGAGGTTAGCTCTCGGTTTTCGGTTCCTGGTTCTCCGCTGTTCTCTCCTCGCGGCTCTCCCTCCGGCCCCAGGTGGCCGCAAATACCCGCCTTGATCGTCTGGCTGGGCACCTCATGCCCCAGCAGGTGCTCAAGGCTGCGCGCGCAGGCCATCACGTTCGGCAGCTTGACGCCGGTTTCG
This genomic window contains:
- a CDS encoding carboxyl transferase domain-containing protein: MPIIHSHIDTRSEEFKRNAEHNESLARELRERLAEAREGGKAEARTRHESRGKLFVRERIERLIDPDTAFLELSPLAAYDVYEDDVPAAGIVTGVGRVAGQEVMIVANDATVKGGTYYPLTVKKHLRAQEIAQQNYLPCIYLVDSGGAFLPLQAEVFPDREHFGRIFYNQAQMSALGIPQIAAVMGSCTAGGAYVPAMSDEVVIVKGTGTIFLGGPPLVKAATGEEVTAEELGGADVHTRLSGVADYFAEDDEHALALVRQIVSTLNRRKPQPWTLAVPEEPRYDPRELYGILPADTRKQYDVREVIARIVDGSRLDEFKARYGTTLVCGFAHIMGMPIGILANNGILFSESALKGTHFIELCASRGIPLLFLQNITGFMVGKEYENGGIAKDGAKLVMAVSNAQVPKFTVMIGGSFGAGNYGMAGRAFSPRLLWMWPNSRISVMGGTQAANVLLTVRRDGLRAKGKDLSPEEQQQFMQPILDKYEAEGNPYYSTARLWDDGILDPVDTRMALALGLSMAANAPLLPTQWGVFRM
- a CDS encoding toll/interleukin-1 receptor domain-containing protein, encoding MTFNVFVSYAREDSGFALQLARDLKASGVPVWVDQWDISAGVSWPHAIQEALRACTHFLIVLSPYSVASTEVHNELNYVLGKGKHILPVLYAPCEIPYRIQSLEYVDFTTGRQQYQDAVGKLIRLFSTTTRLPPVAPPAARPAPPPGGTVAQPGRRTCALSTVLVGVIALAVVAGACWFVVPQVSGVLAGWLGNRCDNPQELTASAPGGPWSSGDVSGVELVVDGVELSNDGGTSTIHMTAKNNTNQAVRLFLFGRFTVIDNFNTTYEADPFSSSWPDEVPACEVVSGDILLESPLDPNGSPFRATFTNVAIGWGTRDIGVRDIDPQ